Proteins encoded together in one Halococcus agarilyticus window:
- a CDS encoding PIG-L deacetylase family protein codes for MHVVAIVAHPDDADIFCGGTLAKHAARGDRVTIAHMTRGEYGGLGADTEAEIADVREKEARASGEVLGADAVEFLDF; via the coding sequence ATGCACGTGGTGGCGATCGTCGCCCATCCGGACGACGCCGACATCTTCTGTGGCGGAACGCTCGCGAAGCACGCGGCCCGTGGCGACAGGGTGACGATCGCCCACATGACCCGCGGCGAGTACGGCGGTCTCGGGGCCGACACCGAGGCCGAGATCGCCGACGTTCGCGAAAAAGAGGCCCGGGCGTCCGGCGAGGTGCTCGGGGCCGACGCGGTGGAGTTCCTCGACTTCGA